Part of the Geodermatophilus obscurus DSM 43160 genome is shown below.
GGCGATCTTCCGGTAGAGCGTGGCGCGGCCGATGCCGAGCTCCTCGGCGGCGCGGGTGACCGTGGTGCCGGGCTCGGTGAGGCAGCGCACGATCTCGTCCCGCTCGAGCCGATCGAGCCGGCTGAGGGGACGCATGCCCCCGTCGAGGACCTCGGGGGCGAGGTGGTGGAGGTCCACGACATCGGCGCGCGCCGCGGCGTCCCGGACGACGCGGCGCAGCTGGGTGGCGTTGCCCGGCCAGGCGCAGCTGCGCAGCGCGCGCGCCGCACGGGGGGTGAAGTCGACCGCACGGTGGCGCTCCTCGCGCGCGAACCGCTGCGCGAGCGGCAGGACGTCGTCGGCCCGGAGCCGGAGGGGCGGGGCCTCCACGACCGCGTCGGCCAGCGCGGCCAGCTGGTCGGGGATGGCGGAGAAGCCGGGCGCCGTCAGGACGAACGGCTGCGGCCGGCCGGCACGGCGGGCGGTGGTCAGGTTCTGGGCCAGCTCGCCGACGGCCCAGGCCGGCAGGTCCTGGAGTCCGGACACGATGACGCAGGTGTCCGCGTCGCGCAGCTCCGGCGTCCACAGCTCGAGCCAGGCCGCGACGTCACCGGTCTCCGGGGCCCGGGCGTGCAGCAGCCGCTGGCGCGGGGCGAGCCGCCGGCGGGCGAGTGCGGCCAGCGTGGCCTTGCCCGCGCCTGGCTCGCCCACGACCGCGGTCACCCGGCCGGCGGCGACGGCGGCCGCCGCATCCCCTGTCGCGGCCCGCCAGTTCGCCGACACGCACGGGTCGCCGGCGTCGGTGGCGAGGTGGCTGCCGATGACGTGGAAGACCTCGCCGCGGGGTGCCGGACGGACGGTCCGGCCGCCGGCGCGGACGAGCATGAGCGCGCTGGTGGCGTTCGCCGCTGTCTGCGCCAGCCCCAGGAGCAGTCCAGAGGAGCTGCTCGACCAGGTGGTGAGGTTGATGCTGCCGGCCAGCTCGCCGGTCACCGGCTCGACCACGGGTGCCGCCGCGCAGGTGTAGCCCCGCAGGTCGGTGCAGTAGTGGTCCTCGGCGCGGACCAG
Proteins encoded:
- a CDS encoding helix-turn-helix domain-containing protein — translated: MGRDEVSTAAPLADPELAGRTAAPRLRASWQRSAGYGVPPDEVVPVFSGSPDTGSLLYECAHRVLTDLQATIPNEPVSLMVADSQGLVLARIGDDRDIQRSLDRVHLAPGFSYNERNAGTNGLGLSLADRAPSLVRAEDHYCTDLRGYTCAAAPVVEPVTGELAGSINLTTWSSSSSGLLLGLAQTAANATSALMLVRAGGRTVRPAPRGEVFHVIGSHLATDAGDPCVSANWRAATGDAAAAVAAGRVTAVVGEPGAGKATLAALARRRLAPRQRLLHARAPETGDVAAWLELWTPELRDADTCVIVSGLQDLPAWAVGELAQNLTTARRAGRPQPFVLTAPGFSAIPDQLAALADAVVEAPPLRLRADDVLPLAQRFAREERHRAVDFTPRAARALRSCAWPGNATQLRRVVRDAAARADVVDLHHLAPEVLDGGMRPLSRLDRLERDEIVRCLTEPGTTVTRAAEELGIGRATLYRKIAQYKITVPPRSTD